The genomic DNA GGTTGATTTTGTGACCTTTGCTGTCTTCCAGCACGGCGGTACTAAATTCGTCCGTCGAGCTTAGTTTGACGACGTATTTCGGGTCGTTTACGCCGGTAAATTTAATCACTTCGGCTTGCGATTTGGTGATTTGCGCTTTGTTCGAGCTTTCGCTTTTGTTCGCCTGGCAACCGCTAAGCATAGCAACTGCGGCAAAAGCCGCCAAAGATGAAACTAAAATTTTCTTCATTTTTGTCCTTTTTTTGAAATGAGACTGAAATCTTACTTTAAAATAATTTATATAAAGTAAATTTAACCAAGCGGAGTCCTCGCTCAAGGTTAAATTTACTCGCGGGCTTACGCTTACTTTGGAAAAATAAGCCGCCGCGCGCCGTTGCCAATGCTCTTAAAAAGCCTGCAAAAATAGCGAAAAAACTAGTTGCAGCCGCAACCGCAGCAAGATTTAGCGCCGCCGTGAAGCTCGGAAACGTAAAATTTAACCGAATTTAGCCCCTCTTTTAGCGCCCATTCGTAAGCGCTCGAGACGAAATCCCAGTTGATATTTTCAAACAGCTTCTCTAAATACGCCGGGCGCGCGTTTCTGTGATCGACGTAGTATGCGTGCTCCCAAACGTCCGCGACTAGAAGCGGTACTAGGCCGTCAGTTACTGGGGTTTGCGCGTTGCTTGTTTGCACGATTTGCAGTTTGTCCTCTTTTGGATTATAAACTAGCCACGCCCAGCCGGAGCCAAAAAGCGTAGTCGCAGCCTTTAAAAACTCCTCTTTAAAATTTGGAATATCTTTTTCTAGGCGCGCCTTTAGCTCGTCGCTCATTTGGCTTTTTTTGGCGATGCAATCCCAGTAAAAGTCATGGTTATAGACCTGAGCCGCGTTGTTAAACACGCCGCCCGAGCTTTTTGTAAGGATATCAAAGAGGCTAGCGCCCTCAAACTCTGTACCTTTTATCAAATTATTTAGGTTATTGACGTAGGTTTGGTGGTGCTTGCCGTGGTGATAGTTACAGGTTTCTTCGCTTACGACGGCGTTTGCTTTCGGATCGAAAGGTAGTTTTCTAAGTTCAAACATAATTTTTCCTTTGTAATAAAATTTATCCGTAATTATAGCGACAAAAGAGTAACTATTTTACTAACGCTTTAATAAGCTTTTATCAATAACCGCAGATTTTGCGATAAATTCAGATGTTCTATCTTTAATGATAAATTTAGCGACACGCTCGCTAGTTTTGCAAATTTTAGCCTATATCGCGATTACTAGCTTTTAATCGCTAGCTCGTTCATAGAGCCTTAAGATACGCCGCCGCGATTTTATTAGCTCAAATAATCTTATGGCGCGCAAATTTGACCCAATGATAAAACCGCGTCGCTTAAATCCTAATCTCAAGCGAGCTTTAAGCTCTATAACGAAGCGTCAAAGAGGGCGTAAAAGCGGCAATTTTAAAAAAGCGGTCCGTTAAATTTAACCAAAGCTTAGCATGATAAATTTTAACTTAAAAGCAAGCAAAATATAAGATGATGTGTATTTTAGTAACATTTGATTAAGTAATGGCTAGCAAAATACAAAGCGAAATAACGATATTATCTATACAGATTTATTTATATGTTACCTTTTTACACATAAAATGGATAAAATTTACGAGATAAAAGGAAAATTACTAAATTCGCTAGTTTTATATTTTATAATCGTTTCAAGCTAACACATAGCGTATTTCACAAAAAGGACATCACATGAAATTTAAGTTACTTTCCGCACTGCTTCTTTCTTGCGCGCTGGCCGGAAGCGCGTTTGCCGCAGGTAAAACCTACACTATCAAATTCGCCCATGTCGTGGCCGCCTCTACGCCAAAAGGCAAGGCTGCCGATTTTTTTGCCAAACGTGTCGGCGAGCTTAGCGGCGGAGCGATCAAAGTCGAGGTATATCCTGCCGCGTCGCTGATGGATGACGATAGGGTTTTTGCCGCGCTAAAGCTTGGTAACGTCCAAATGGCCGCGCCTAGTTTCTCTAAATTTACGCCGATAGTACCGCAGTTTCAGCTATTTGACCTGCCGTTTATCTTTAGAGACAACGCTCACCTTTACGCGGTAGAGGACGGCGAAGTCGGACAAGCTCTAAAAGATATGATCGCTAAAAAAGGCTTCATCGCGCTTGATTTTTGGGACGCGGGATTCAAGCACTTTAGCTCAAGCAAAAAGCCTATCGTAGAGCCTGCGGACGCTAAGGGACAAAAATTCCGCATCCAAAGCTCAAAGGTGCTTGAAGAGCAGATTAAAGCTATCGGCGGCAACCCGCAAGTACTGCCGTTTTCAGAGGTTTATCCGGCCCTTCAACAAGGCGTAGTCGATGCGACGGAAAACCCGCTTTCAAATTTCTATAACTCCAAATTTTACGAGGCGCAAAGCTCTTTAACGCTATCAGGCCACGGATATTTGGGATATTTAGTCGTTATGAGCGAGAAATTTTGGAAAGGCTTGCCTGATGATATGAAGGCTCACGTAACGCAAGCTCTAAAAGAGGCTACGGCTTACGAGCGCGAAGAGACGGCTAAAGAAGAAGAGCATATTTTAAGCGAGCTTAAAAAATTTGCCGGCGAAAGTAAAAAGCTTGAGATAATCGAGCTAAATGCCGATCAAAAGGGCAAATGGGCAGAGGCTATGAAGCCGATTTATCCGAACTTCTACAACGTGATCGGTCAAGACCTGGTAGAAAAAACGATAAATACGAAGTAGGATTTTATGGGTAATTTTTTTGAGATTTTAGATGTCGGCATCGCCTCGGTAAACAAAACCGTAGCGGTGCTAGGCATCGCTGCAGGCACGCTGCTGGCATTCATTAACGTCGTTATG from uncultured Campylobacter sp. includes the following:
- a CDS encoding DctP family TRAP transporter solute-binding subunit, whose amino-acid sequence is MKFKLLSALLLSCALAGSAFAAGKTYTIKFAHVVAASTPKGKAADFFAKRVGELSGGAIKVEVYPAASLMDDDRVFAALKLGNVQMAAPSFSKFTPIVPQFQLFDLPFIFRDNAHLYAVEDGEVGQALKDMIAKKGFIALDFWDAGFKHFSSSKKPIVEPADAKGQKFRIQSSKVLEEQIKAIGGNPQVLPFSEVYPALQQGVVDATENPLSNFYNSKFYEAQSSLTLSGHGYLGYLVVMSEKFWKGLPDDMKAHVTQALKEATAYEREETAKEEEHILSELKKFAGESKKLEIIELNADQKGKWAEAMKPIYPNFYNVIGQDLVEKTINTK
- the sodB gene encoding superoxide dismutase [Fe], whose protein sequence is MFELRKLPFDPKANAVVSEETCNYHHGKHHQTYVNNLNNLIKGTEFEGASLFDILTKSSGGVFNNAAQVYNHDFYWDCIAKKSQMSDELKARLEKDIPNFKEEFLKAATTLFGSGWAWLVYNPKEDKLQIVQTSNAQTPVTDGLVPLLVADVWEHAYYVDHRNARPAYLEKLFENINWDFVSSAYEWALKEGLNSVKFYVSELHGGAKSCCGCGCN